Proteins from a genomic interval of Hemicordylus capensis ecotype Gifberg chromosome 14, rHemCap1.1.pri, whole genome shotgun sequence:
- the LOC128337504 gene encoding mucosal pentraxin-like translates to MPPGTDLRGKVFVFPAESEMAHVALKDRPKKPLTSFTWCIRTFTDLTRPHALLSYATKEHDNTIFFFKPSPSKYQFDMGEESVTFSTGGKQMVKPVREHTCVSWDSATGLVAFWLDMEPFPRKGLRKGYSVPATASIVLGQDQDSYGRGFDATQSFVGEMEDVCMADWVLSRSEVIAASVFLTCLLAGHH, encoded by the coding sequence atgCCCCCAGGCACAGATCTCAGAGGAAAGGTCTTCGTGTTCCCAGCAGAGTCTGAAATGGCCCACGTAGCTCTGAAGGACAGGCCTAAGAAGCCTCTCACCAGCTTTACCTGGTGCATAAGGACCTTCACAGACCTGACCCGCCCTCACGCCCTCCTCTCTTACGCCACCAAGGAACATGACAACACAATCTTCTTCTTCAAACCCAGCCCCAGCAAATACCAATTTGACATGGGGGAAGAAAGCGTGACCTTCAGCACTGGGGGGAAGCAGATGGTGAAACCTGTCAGGGAGCACACCTGCGTGAGTTGGGACTCAGCCACCGGGCTGGTGGCCTTCTGGCTAGACATGGAACCTTTCCCCCGGAAGGGTCTGAGGAAGGGTTACTCGGTACCTGCCACTGCCTCGATTGTCCTGGGGCAAGATCAGGATTCCTATGGGAGAGGCTTTGATGCCACCCAAagctttgtgggggaaatggaggaTGTGTGCATGGCGGATTGGGTCCTGTCGCGCAGTGAGGTAATAGCTGCCTCGGTCTTCCTGACCTGTTTATTAGCTGGGCATCACTGA
- the LOC128337390 gene encoding C-reactive protein-like, producing the protein MGLLRACLLVLAGLMGSLAQEDLSGKALIFPAETNTAYVILKPSPPPAQPLTSLTVCLKVYPAVTRAYALLSYATKNSADDFLLYKERTSDYSLHVGGERVQFGIPEGLAPRSCMVHLCVSWESSTGLASLWLDGVPLPRKVLKQGYSIAAAASIILGQEQDSMEGGFEAHESLVGEVEALYLWERVLSPEEVCLAKDGRPPARPVIDWRALSYEIKGNVALQPSLFPACRAECPFKVMQCSL; encoded by the exons ATGGGGCTCCTCCGTGCCTGTCTCCTGGTCCTTGCGGGCCTGATGGGGTCTCTTGCCCAGGAAG ATCTCTCAGGGAAGGCCTTGATTTTCCCGGCGGAAACCAACACAGCCTACGTGATCCTGaagccctcccctcctcctgcgcAGCCCCTGACCAGCCTGACGGTCTGCCTGAAGGTCTACCCGGCCGTCACGCGGGCCTACGCCCTCCTCTCTTACGCCACCAAGAACAGCGCCGACGACTTTCTCCTCTACAAAGAGAGAACCAGCGACTACAGCCTGCACGTGGGGGGCGAGCGGGTGCAGTTCGGCATCCCCGAAGGCCTGGCGCCCCGATCCTGCATGGTCCACCTCTGTGTCAGCTGGGAGTCCTCCACTGGGCTGGCGTCCCTGTGGCTGGACGGGGTGCCCTTGCCCCGGAAGGTGCTCAAGCAGGGCTACTCCATCGCGGCCGCGGCCTCCATCATCCTGGGGCAAGAGCAGGACTCCATGGAGGGGGGCTTTGAGGCCCACGAGTCCCTGGTGGGGGAGGTGGAGGCCCTCTACTTGTGGGAGCGGGTGCTGAGCCCTGAAGAAGTGTGCCTGGCCAAGGacggccgcccgcccgcccgccccgtgATCGACTGGCGGGCCTTAAGTTACGAGATCAAGGGGAATGTCGCTCTGCAGCCatccctcttccctgcctgcagggCTGAGTGTCCCTTCAAAGTCATGCAATGCTCTctgtaa